The following coding sequences are from one Myxococcus guangdongensis window:
- a CDS encoding MaoC family dehydratase, with the protein MRYFDDFQPGEASEAGPYVVSREEIIAFAKQFDPQPFHLSDEGGREGIFGGLIASGWHTASICHKLAVEHLLSKTASLGSPGLDELRWLKPVRPGDALTARFEVLSTTPSRSKADRGAIKFRFEVRNQHGEVVMTEVANALFARRPEGSAAK; encoded by the coding sequence ATGCGCTACTTCGACGACTTCCAACCCGGTGAGGCGAGTGAGGCCGGGCCCTATGTGGTCTCCCGCGAGGAGATCATCGCCTTCGCGAAGCAGTTCGACCCCCAGCCCTTCCACCTGAGTGACGAGGGTGGGCGTGAGGGCATCTTCGGTGGCCTCATCGCGAGCGGGTGGCACACCGCGTCCATCTGCCACAAGCTCGCGGTGGAGCACCTGTTGAGCAAGACGGCGAGCCTGGGCTCACCGGGGCTGGACGAGCTGCGCTGGCTCAAGCCCGTGCGTCCCGGTGACGCGCTCACCGCGCGCTTCGAGGTGCTCTCCACCACGCCGTCGCGCAGCAAGGCGGACCGAGGCGCCATCAAGTTCCGCTTCGAGGTGCGCAACCAGCATGGCGAGGTGGTGATGACGGAGGTCGCCAACGCGCTGTTCGCCCGCAGGCCCGAGGGGAGCGCGGCGAAGTAG
- a CDS encoding isocitrate lyase/PEP mutase family protein, whose protein sequence is MPVAPPDSIRAFRQLHEAGLLLLVNAWDAGSARVMESLGAKALATTSAGVAWAQGYPDGDALPVSRLLDTVASIARVVKVPLTVDMEGGYSDDPKVVGEVALGVLDAGGVGINLEDGSGSADLLCAKIEAVKRAVAGRGLDLFINARTDVFLKGIGPADKRVEETLSRARRYKAAGADGLFVPGLKSPAEIRVVTSEAGLPVNLMAMTGLPAASELATLGVRRVSAGAGMAQSILGRVAALSTEFLRDGAAAPAPEAGISYPVLNKLMAER, encoded by the coding sequence ATGCCTGTCGCGCCTCCTGATTCGATTCGAGCCTTCCGCCAGCTTCACGAGGCGGGGCTGTTGTTGCTGGTCAACGCATGGGACGCGGGCAGCGCGCGCGTCATGGAGAGCCTGGGCGCCAAGGCGCTCGCCACCACGAGCGCGGGCGTGGCGTGGGCGCAGGGGTATCCGGACGGAGACGCGCTGCCGGTGAGCCGGCTGCTGGACACCGTGGCCTCCATCGCACGCGTGGTGAAGGTGCCGCTGACGGTGGACATGGAGGGCGGCTACTCGGACGACCCGAAGGTGGTGGGTGAGGTGGCGCTCGGCGTGCTCGACGCGGGGGGCGTGGGCATCAACCTGGAGGACGGCTCGGGGAGTGCGGACCTGTTGTGCGCGAAGATTGAAGCGGTGAAGCGCGCGGTGGCCGGGCGTGGGTTGGACTTGTTCATCAACGCGCGCACGGATGTGTTCCTGAAGGGCATCGGCCCCGCGGACAAGCGCGTGGAGGAGACGCTGTCGCGGGCGCGTCGCTACAAGGCGGCGGGCGCGGACGGGCTCTTCGTGCCGGGCTTGAAGTCGCCCGCGGAGATTCGCGTCGTGACGTCGGAGGCGGGGCTGCCGGTGAACCTGATGGCGATGACGGGGTTGCCCGCCGCGTCGGAGCTCGCCACGCTCGGCGTGCGCCGCGTCAGCGCCGGCGCCGGCATGGCGCAGTCCATCCTGGGCCGCGTGGCCGCGCTCTCCACGGAGTTCCTGCGGGACGGCGCCGCCGCTCCCGCGCCGGAGGCGGGCATCTCCTATCCAGTGCTCAACAAGCTGATGGCGGAGCGCTGA